A genome region from Oreochromis niloticus isolate F11D_XX unplaced genomic scaffold, O_niloticus_UMD_NMBU tig00008657_pilon, whole genome shotgun sequence includes the following:
- the LOC109199226 gene encoding mitochondrial ubiquitin ligase activator of nfkb 1-A-like: protein MTILCKEFSMVNILKVTPGACLQHVIIEGAVKPARRPLISWYNKDNVGMLHKFMVKEPRLLWNGLLRTWTVVMRRERNSS from the exons ATGACCATTTTATGTAAAG AATTCTCCATGGTTAACATTTTGAAGGTTACTCCAGGAGCATGTCTACAGCATGTCATCATTGAAG GTGCCGTAAAACCAGCTAGAAGGCCTCTCATTAGTTGGTACAACAAAGACAATGTTGGCATGCTGCACAAATTCATGGTGAAAGAACCCAGGCTGTTGTGGAACGGACTTTTACGTACATG GACAGTAGTGATGCGTCGCGAACGAAACAGCTCTTAG